In Colletotrichum higginsianum IMI 349063 chromosome 3, whole genome shotgun sequence, a genomic segment contains:
- a CDS encoding 2Fe-2S iron-sulfur cluster binding domain-containing protein, translating to MSSTRLSTTLGRVAASACRQARQLPRQTRSIHSSTTRTRPAPLSPRQIQWTSARSFSISAVKPHGHITPPKPGEELWVTFVDKDGDEHKIAVSEGDNLLDVAQDNDLEMEGACGGSCACSTCHIIVADEEYYDKMPEPEDDENDMLDLAFGLTETSRLGCQVTMKKELDGLRVKLPSMTRNLQASDFS from the exons ATGTCCTCCACGAGACTGAGCACAACCCTCGGCAGGGTGGCCGCCAGCGCATGCCGACAAGCCCGTCAGCTCCCACGACAGACCCGAAGCATCCACAGCTCGACGACTCGCACAAGACCTGCGCCGCTCTCTCCCAGACAGATCCAGTGGACCTCGGCGCGTAGCTTTTCCATCTCGGCTGTCAAGCCGCACGGCCACATTACCCCTCCCAAGCCCGGCGAAGA GTTGTGGGTGACTTTTGTCGATAAGGACGGTGACGAACACAAGATTGCAGTCAGCGAAGGGGACAACCTGCTCGATGTCGCGCAAGACAACGACCTGGAAATGGAGG GTGCCTGCGGAGGCTCTTGTGCCTGTTCAACGTGCcacatcatcgtcgccgatgaggaaTACTACGACAAGATGCCCGAgcccgaagacgacgagaacgacaTGCTCGACTTGGCCTTCGGCTTGACCGAGACAAGCCGGCTCGGTTGCCAGGTCACGATGAAGAAGGAGCTGGACGGCCTCAGGGTTAAGCTGCCCTCGATGACGCGGAACCTGCAGGCCAGCGACTTCAGTTAA